One Microcoleus sp. bin38.metabat.b11b12b14.051 DNA segment encodes these proteins:
- a CDS encoding O-antigen ligase family protein, with translation MKTLYTILYALSIILINPWGTTRGLIWTSPKVLIIWLIISLNIALLLSQKTSIAIPQNWKNSLILWTIFLSIGAISTLHSPFPLTSFLGQDQMGDGWLYWLLIAAFTLSNSLLLIARPQLINSQFQGLLIGGIILAISIFPQIMDWRIDYTATMGKLIRGDVLASSIFQGQQPIGLYSHRGHAAIVLALTAITAIVGWFWRFTNTTLTAITLILTVPALLLTSTRSAIVALIVACAYLLGRPYYKIITAIALLGALAVGIMTLNRPLNWEKPSIEQVMSSRSPMWELAARGIKKRPLFGWGFDGLGIAYPYIRNPQVTPRVVNLNEFTYDYINIKGEISTREIPTYKAHNWILDTTVSVGILGLIAAIALWGYYFSLALQSSIRGIAAIAIAYLVFAVTWFDGAQYAHIAWWTLSFATVRYPYSQDNEKRRLISNQVQVYIFLSLFIISLIGSFYVGNFNNINNFIVKAKSSLFPGQLLGCGSSSGGPTDNPIDSRYGKKSYPWTSEIKWSCVYNIQDFQGGTLIDKFNFVRDIAAANGGGVIYFPAGTYDFADSIYLKSGVVIRGETPLANDAKQSLYNPRTKFVFPKYKPQLSGKGTLNSTAFKRIFTENPNTDSNIGVVNLDINRSPIYLLSNLDYSQNSNIVVYGLRSNNVAEPSPSVPNLNFQAAWQRYANPYVANIKINALANVLIANNRLNDSITDNYQQPEYQVKSGESGAIAQYDVRFDYSNHFGILVNRSKAGKSEESFVPAAEPKAEPGLFRKGIAIRDNWVYHTMRAGIRASGNGLVVKNNAIRDDARKRWWTDETGARVAGKETSFNSRAIEWAGWNVLIQDNDFQVYRHRLKNSKFLSNDGGGIVIHACCGGTSVQQANIVGNSGNSYIGIVEVPRIRDVRIFGNKLLSNVKGDWPLIYVKADTEQKNYGMQNVIVENNTIKGSMLAVASQGGRGNAIRSNSGFNVGSIKFSCHVAVSENQGFGSLPCWRRRNIDGG, from the coding sequence ATGAAAACCCTTTACACCATCCTGTACGCCCTCAGCATCATCCTCATCAACCCCTGGGGAACTACGCGGGGGCTCATCTGGACATCGCCCAAAGTATTGATTATTTGGCTCATAATTTCCCTCAACATCGCGCTTTTATTATCGCAAAAAACATCGATCGCAATTCCCCAAAACTGGAAAAATAGCCTGATACTTTGGACGATATTTCTCTCCATAGGAGCCATCTCTACCCTGCACAGTCCCTTCCCTTTAACCTCTTTTCTCGGTCAAGACCAAATGGGCGACGGTTGGCTCTACTGGCTGTTAATCGCTGCCTTTACTCTCAGCAACAGTTTGCTCTTAATCGCACGCCCGCAACTGATCAATTCACAATTCCAAGGATTGCTAATTGGTGGTATTATTCTCGCCATCAGTATCTTTCCCCAAATCATGGACTGGCGCATCGACTACACCGCTACAATGGGCAAACTAATTAGGGGCGATGTTTTAGCTAGCAGTATTTTTCAAGGACAACAACCAATAGGATTGTACTCTCACCGCGGCCACGCAGCTATAGTTTTAGCGTTGACGGCAATTACTGCGATTGTCGGTTGGTTTTGGAGATTTACGAATACTACATTAACTGCTATTACTTTGATTTTAACTGTTCCGGCACTGCTACTAACTTCTACTCGCAGTGCAATTGTAGCTTTGATTGTTGCCTGTGCTTATTTGTTGGGACGACCTTATTACAAAATTATCACCGCCATAGCTCTCCTGGGCGCCCTCGCTGTGGGCATTATGACTCTCAACAGACCCCTTAACTGGGAAAAACCGAGCATCGAACAAGTCATGTCCAGCCGATCGCCTATGTGGGAACTCGCAGCCAGAGGTATCAAAAAACGCCCGTTATTTGGATGGGGATTTGACGGCTTAGGGATTGCCTATCCCTATATCAGGAATCCTCAAGTAACTCCGAGAGTTGTCAACTTGAACGAGTTTACCTACGACTATATTAACATAAAAGGTGAAATTAGCACCAGAGAAATTCCTACTTATAAAGCTCACAATTGGATTTTGGATACAACGGTATCAGTTGGGATTTTGGGGCTGATTGCTGCGATCGCACTTTGGGGATATTATTTCTCTTTGGCGCTGCAATCTTCCATTCGCGGGATTGCAGCCATTGCTATTGCTTATCTGGTTTTTGCTGTGACTTGGTTCGATGGTGCTCAATACGCACATATTGCCTGGTGGACGCTCAGTTTCGCCACAGTTAGATATCCTTATTCTCAAGATAACGAGAAAAGAAGATTGATTTCAAATCAAGTTCAGGTTTATATATTTTTGAGTTTATTTATTATATCGTTGATCGGAAGTTTTTATGTAGGTAATTTCAATAACATTAACAACTTTATTGTCAAAGCAAAATCATCGCTATTTCCCGGACAACTGTTAGGCTGCGGAAGTTCCAGCGGCGGGCCGACGGATAATCCCATAGATTCTCGATACGGCAAAAAATCTTATCCTTGGACATCGGAAATTAAATGGAGTTGCGTATACAATATCCAAGATTTTCAAGGTGGCACTCTGATTGACAAGTTTAACTTTGTCAGAGATATTGCTGCTGCTAACGGTGGCGGAGTTATCTATTTTCCAGCGGGGACTTATGACTTTGCAGACAGTATCTATTTGAAGTCGGGAGTAGTCATTCGAGGGGAAACTCCGCTAGCAAATGACGCCAAACAAAGTTTGTACAATCCTCGGACAAAATTTGTGTTTCCTAAATACAAACCGCAACTTTCAGGGAAGGGAACTCTCAACAGCACGGCTTTTAAAAGAATCTTTACTGAAAATCCTAATACTGATAGCAATATCGGTGTTGTCAATCTAGATATTAACCGATCGCCAATTTACTTGCTCAGCAACCTCGACTACAGTCAAAATAGCAATATTGTGGTTTACGGCCTCCGCAGCAATAACGTTGCCGAACCCAGCCCCTCAGTCCCAAACCTGAATTTTCAAGCAGCGTGGCAGCGATATGCCAATCCCTATGTCGCTAATATCAAAATTAATGCTTTGGCTAATGTGTTAATTGCCAACAATCGGCTTAACGATAGTATCACAGATAATTACCAACAACCTGAATATCAAGTAAAATCTGGCGAGTCTGGCGCGATCGCCCAATATGATGTTAGATTCGACTACAGCAACCATTTCGGTATTTTAGTCAACCGTTCCAAGGCTGGCAAATCTGAAGAAAGTTTTGTGCCGGCGGCGGAACCAAAGGCTGAGCCGGGTTTGTTTCGCAAAGGGATTGCGATTCGCGATAATTGGGTTTATCATACGATGAGGGCGGGAATCCGAGCGTCGGGCAATGGCTTGGTTGTCAAAAATAATGCGATTAGAGATGATGCTCGCAAGCGCTGGTGGACGGATGAGACAGGCGCGCGAGTCGCTGGAAAAGAGACGAGTTTTAACAGTCGGGCGATCGAATGGGCTGGCTGGAATGTTTTAATCCAAGATAATGATTTTCAAGTGTACAGACATCGACTGAAAAATTCAAAGTTTCTCAGCAATGATGGAGGGGGAATTGTGATTCATGCTTGCTGCGGCGGAACTTCGGTTCAGCAGGCGAATATTGTAGGTAATTCTGGCAATTCTTACATTGGGATTGTTGAAGTTCCTCGGATTCGAGATGTGAGGATTTTTGGGAATAAGTTGTTGTCGAATGTTAAGGGCGATTGGCCTTTAATTTATGTGAAGGCGGATACTGAGCAAAAAAATTATGGGATGCAGAATGTAATTGTAGAAAATAATACGATTAAAGGGAGTATGTTAGCAGTCGCGAGTCAGGGAGGAAGGGGAAATGCGATTAGAAGTAACAGCGGTTTTAATGTTGGTTCGATTAAATTTTCTTGTCACGTTGCGGTTAGTGAAAATCAGGGGTTTGGAAGTTTGCCTTGCTGGCGGCGCAGAAACATAGACGGCGGTTGA
- a CDS encoding DUF1997 domain-containing protein: MRQDSAEYQTVEASDENCYPDPSFRNPQSGGADAAEEAEPIWFHTHFEDSMEMYADAATVAQHLNNHKNWFCQCALPMKAEPIGENGYDLLIGRFGAFGYRVEARIGLELLPPDAEGRYLIKTIPVPNYTAPGYEVDFRSAMKLVEIPSDEFAADWPASQRAQLPPAITSATWKLDLAVGVCFPKFIRSMSQPLIEKTGDALLEKIIKQVNRRLTYKTQLVFHESLGIPFPKNPKKH, from the coding sequence ATGAGGCAGGATTCCGCTGAATATCAAACTGTTGAAGCTTCTGACGAAAATTGTTACCCAGATCCGAGTTTCAGAAACCCCCAAAGTGGAGGTGCGGATGCAGCAGAGGAAGCTGAACCGATTTGGTTTCACACCCATTTTGAAGACAGCATGGAGATGTACGCGGATGCTGCTACAGTGGCGCAGCATTTGAACAACCACAAGAATTGGTTTTGTCAGTGCGCTTTGCCGATGAAGGCTGAGCCGATCGGCGAAAACGGCTATGATCTGTTAATCGGGCGTTTTGGGGCCTTCGGCTACCGAGTTGAAGCGAGAATCGGTTTAGAGTTGCTCCCACCTGACGCTGAAGGCCGCTATTTGATTAAGACTATTCCGGTTCCCAATTATACAGCGCCGGGATATGAAGTGGATTTTCGATCGGCAATGAAGCTAGTAGAGATACCATCTGACGAGTTTGCCGCCGATTGGCCCGCCTCGCAACGTGCCCAGCTACCGCCTGCGATTACCAGTGCGACGTGGAAACTGGATTTAGCCGTGGGGGTGTGCTTTCCTAAGTTTATTCGATCGATGTCTCAACCTCTAATTGAAAAAACCGGCGATGCGCTTTTGGAAAAAATTATCAAACAAGTCAACCGCCGCTTGACGTATAAAACTCAGCTTGTTTTCCATGAAAGTTTAGGAATTCCTTTTCCCAAAAATCCTAAGAAACACTAA
- a CDS encoding NAD(P)H-binding protein produces the protein MKAFVAGATGQTGRRIVTELVKRGIPVRALVRNLETARQILPPEAELVTGDVLNATSLGDAIGDSTVLLCATGAAPGFDPTAPYKVDFEGTKNLAEAAKAKGIEHFVLVTSLCVSQFFHPLNLFWLILVWKKQAEEYLQKSGLTYTIVRPGGLKNEDNSDAIVMRSADTLFESSIPRTKVAQVCVEALFQPASRNKVVEIVAKSEAPQKSFEELFAGVV, from the coding sequence ATGAAAGCATTTGTAGCAGGAGCCACAGGTCAAACTGGCCGCCGAATTGTCACAGAATTAGTTAAGCGGGGCATTCCCGTGCGCGCCCTAGTCCGAAATCTAGAGACGGCTAGGCAAATTTTACCACCGGAGGCAGAGTTAGTTACTGGAGATGTATTAAATGCGACTTCTCTGGGCGATGCCATAGGCGACAGTACGGTGTTGCTCTGTGCGACGGGGGCGGCCCCAGGTTTTGACCCAACTGCGCCTTACAAGGTAGATTTTGAGGGTACTAAAAATTTGGCGGAGGCAGCTAAGGCTAAGGGAATTGAGCATTTTGTGCTGGTGACTTCTCTGTGCGTTTCTCAGTTTTTTCACCCGCTAAATCTGTTTTGGCTGATTTTGGTTTGGAAAAAACAGGCGGAGGAATATTTGCAAAAATCTGGTTTAACTTATACGATCGTCCGTCCGGGCGGTCTCAAAAATGAGGATAATTCAGATGCGATCGTCATGAGGAGTGCGGATACGCTGTTTGAAAGCAGCATTCCCCGCACTAAGGTAGCTCAAGTCTGCGTAGAAGCGCTATTTCAGCCGGCTTCTCGTAACAAGGTTGTGGAAATTGTGGCGAAGTCAGAGGCCCCGCAAAAGAGTTTTGAGGAGTTGTTTGCTGGCGTGGTTTGA
- a CDS encoding glycoside hydrolase family protein, producing MTAFETEKIRRRKKSLLRRSEIQILGFLIAIGAVISSAVFLVANLRGNQQFSQSASEVRKMPPLAMKTGDPYIRALMRTISASESNVSRPYHVVYGGKYVLDLSRHPDWCVKIVNGPNVGKCTTAAGRYQFLTSTWKDKAKRYHPQPGNFVLWQDYSFEPEYQDAVVYAWLSDRKFWKADIPEMLRQEKLTEVLRMLSGTWTSLGYGIENNSMSSSLPKVYQKVLREELANAGS from the coding sequence ATGACTGCATTTGAAACCGAGAAAATCCGCCGCCGTAAAAAAAGTTTGCTGAGGCGATCGGAAATTCAAATCCTAGGATTTCTAATTGCGATCGGCGCTGTCATTAGTAGCGCTGTTTTTTTGGTAGCCAATTTGCGCGGAAATCAGCAGTTTTCGCAGTCGGCGAGTGAAGTGAGAAAAATGCCACCGCTGGCGATGAAAACCGGTGATCCTTACATTCGAGCTTTGATGCGGACTATTTCTGCTAGCGAGTCAAATGTTTCTCGGCCTTATCACGTTGTTTACGGCGGCAAATATGTCTTAGATTTGAGCCGTCATCCTGATTGGTGCGTGAAAATTGTCAACGGCCCAAATGTCGGCAAATGTACCACAGCAGCGGGTAGGTATCAATTTTTGACTTCAACTTGGAAAGATAAAGCGAAGCGATATCACCCGCAGCCTGGTAATTTTGTATTGTGGCAAGATTACAGTTTTGAACCGGAATATCAAGATGCTGTGGTTTATGCTTGGTTGAGCGATCGCAAATTTTGGAAAGCCGATATTCCTGAGATGTTGCGCCAGGAAAAATTAACTGAGGTTTTGCGGATGTTGTCGGGAACTTGGACAAGTTTGGGATATGGAATTGAGAACAATTCAATGAGTTCTAGTTTGCCCAAAGTCTACCAGAAAGTGCTGCGAGAAGAATTGGCAAATGCTGGCTCTTAG
- a CDS encoding Dethiobiotin synthetase: protein MDYKTARGFLIDQGTALETKKNPDAFLMRLKQGQPPVPGQVTSILLALKILFDGLQESPMLDRQLISALHLLSVESLLQFEAGLRRGVSWPPLLKEDLNRIAIAVKNIFSGVWQ, encoded by the coding sequence ATGGATTACAAAACAGCCCGCGGTTTTCTGATCGACCAAGGAACAGCCCTCGAAACCAAGAAAAATCCCGACGCCTTCCTGATGCGCCTCAAACAAGGTCAGCCCCCCGTTCCCGGACAGGTGACATCGATTTTATTAGCTTTAAAAATATTGTTTGATGGGCTGCAAGAATCTCCAATGCTCGATCGCCAATTAATCTCGGCACTGCATTTACTCTCAGTAGAAAGTTTGCTGCAATTTGAGGCTGGACTTCGCAGAGGAGTTTCTTGGCCCCCGCTGCTGAAAGAAGACTTAAATCGAATTGCGATCGCCGTCAAGAATATCTTTTCCGGTGTCTGGCAATAG
- a CDS encoding SGNH/GDSL hydrolase family protein: MAKRRANSRKIKIYRYSWLLFLCLSFLLVPFIKTIGAETRFPPPAPIANNANLGARIQRTMGLLATSTPTQRHQVRILFYGQSITQQDWWQDVAQDLKQRFPSADLIVENRAIGGFSAPILIRPSEHDLYPFYPDLLIFHVYGGGEDYEAIIANIRRRATSEILLHSDHIDWMPTGNSDDPEQVKRYEWHNTHSTKWLPELADKYGCEIAEIRTPWLRYLKDNRLRPQQLLSDSIHLNNWGNFLLAALIKPHLRYNPNLRQTAQQDLVKTYTVGSDVKWQDGKLVLEFEGNRIDAIADKTFNGKAISAKIAIDGKKPSEFPELYSITRPSPSLGVGWPAIIQISNQKPLIVEDWKATITEINSDATKFKFDVVGSKTGYDGSGTNDKMFVSNSGRVVIEPKNWWLQNAYEYSKTPTPKGFEIFWQVKPMFVDAYIPPQIGDRTREYPTTLAQNLSNSKHILEIIPDTNGTVAIQAIRVYRPPDIPAP, encoded by the coding sequence ATGGCAAAGCGGCGGGCAAATAGCAGAAAAATCAAAATTTATCGCTACTCGTGGCTGCTTTTTTTGTGCTTGAGTTTCCTGTTAGTTCCATTCATCAAAACAATCGGCGCCGAAACGAGATTTCCCCCGCCCGCTCCTATTGCAAATAACGCTAATTTGGGAGCTAGAATTCAAAGGACGATGGGTTTGCTGGCCACCAGCACTCCCACACAACGCCACCAAGTACGCATCCTATTTTACGGTCAATCGATCACTCAGCAAGATTGGTGGCAAGATGTCGCGCAAGATTTAAAACAGCGATTTCCGTCGGCAGATTTGATTGTCGAAAATCGCGCGATCGGAGGATTTTCAGCCCCGATTTTAATCCGTCCCAGCGAACACGATTTGTATCCTTTTTATCCAGACTTGCTAATTTTTCACGTCTACGGAGGCGGTGAAGATTACGAAGCGATAATTGCCAATATCCGCCGCCGCGCTACTAGCGAAATACTGTTGCATTCAGACCATATCGACTGGATGCCTACAGGGAACAGCGACGATCCAGAACAAGTTAAAAGATACGAATGGCACAACACTCATTCTACTAAATGGTTGCCTGAGTTAGCCGATAAATACGGCTGCGAAATCGCGGAAATTCGCACACCTTGGCTCAGATATTTGAAAGACAATCGCTTGCGGCCACAGCAGCTATTGAGCGACTCGATTCATCTCAACAATTGGGGAAATTTTCTGCTAGCGGCTCTGATTAAACCGCACCTGCGATACAATCCAAATCTGCGTCAAACCGCGCAGCAGGATTTAGTCAAAACCTATACAGTTGGTAGCGATGTTAAGTGGCAAGATGGTAAGTTGGTTTTGGAGTTTGAAGGAAATCGGATAGATGCGATCGCCGATAAAACCTTCAACGGCAAGGCAATTTCTGCTAAAATTGCGATCGACGGCAAAAAACCCTCAGAATTTCCCGAACTTTACAGCATCACCAGACCCAGCCCCAGTCTTGGCGTCGGTTGGCCCGCAATCATCCAAATATCCAATCAAAAACCGCTCATCGTCGAAGATTGGAAAGCTACAATCACTGAGATTAACAGCGATGCTACCAAGTTTAAATTTGATGTGGTAGGTTCTAAAACAGGTTACGACGGCAGCGGTACAAACGACAAAATGTTTGTCTCAAACTCGGGCCGCGTGGTGATAGAACCAAAAAACTGGTGGCTGCAAAATGCCTACGAATACTCTAAAACCCCTACTCCGAAAGGGTTTGAGATTTTTTGGCAAGTTAAGCCGATGTTTGTTGATGCCTACATTCCGCCACAAATTGGCGATCGTACCCGCGAGTATCCTACAACATTGGCTCAGAATTTGAGCAACTCCAAACACATCCTCGAAATCATCCCCGACACAAACGGGACAGTAGCCATTCAAGCAATTCGAGTCTATCGCCCTCCTGATATTCCTGCACCATAA
- a CDS encoding MlaE family lipid ABC transporter permease subunit, with the protein MVKKYQKRDRHFDETFNNRWFQRFLVTLFLGGQVLLRVLSGKIDRRKIMEHLVTVGLDSLRSVLLIAFFAGMIFTVQSARELIRFGAVGAVGGAFAVAFCRELAPVLTAGVVAGQVGSAFAAEIGEMQVTEQIDALYMLRTNPVDYLVVPRVIACCVMLPILTIFSVAVGILGGLFVAVKFYELEPSVFLESVRTFLGPWDLVTVAIKSVIFGLIIALVGCGWGLTTAGGGKGVGQAATAAVVTSWVFVFIADFFLSLLMFHELGITRN; encoded by the coding sequence TTGGTTAAAAAGTACCAAAAGCGCGATCGACATTTTGATGAAACCTTCAATAACAGGTGGTTTCAGCGGTTTTTAGTGACGCTGTTCCTAGGCGGCCAAGTGCTGCTGCGCGTACTTAGCGGCAAAATAGACCGCCGCAAAATCATGGAACATTTAGTAACAGTAGGCTTGGATTCTTTGCGTTCCGTGCTGCTAATAGCTTTTTTTGCAGGCATGATTTTCACGGTTCAATCAGCTAGAGAATTGATTCGGTTTGGGGCGGTTGGGGCGGTGGGAGGTGCTTTTGCTGTGGCGTTTTGCCGCGAGTTAGCACCTGTTTTAACGGCGGGCGTGGTGGCGGGACAAGTAGGTTCGGCTTTTGCCGCGGAGATAGGAGAAATGCAGGTGACTGAACAAATAGACGCCCTGTATATGTTGAGAACAAATCCCGTTGATTATTTAGTAGTGCCGAGGGTGATAGCTTGCTGCGTCATGCTGCCGATTTTAACTATTTTTTCGGTGGCGGTGGGGATTTTGGGCGGGCTGTTTGTGGCGGTTAAATTTTATGAGTTGGAACCGTCGGTATTTTTGGAATCGGTGCGGACTTTTTTGGGGCCTTGGGATTTAGTAACTGTGGCGATTAAGAGTGTAATTTTTGGGTTGATAATTGCGCTTGTTGGTTGCGGTTGGGGCTTGACGACGGCGGGCGGAGGGAAAGGGGTAGGTCAAGCTGCAACGGCTGCGGTTGTGACTTCTTGGGTATTTGTTTTTATCGCGGATTTCTTTTTATCGCTGTTGATGTTTCACGAGTTGGGAATTACGAGAAATTAA
- a CDS encoding patatin-like phospholipase family protein, which translates to MAKFTRILSIDGGGMRGIIPAQVGVTIESKLQQKTGNPDARIADYFDLIAGTSAGGILTCIYLCPDAKNPSRPRWTAEDAVNFSINSGIDIFQSSFLKKLESLDGLIDEKYPSDALEKFFLETFKDCKLSQLLKPCLITAYDVEKRKAHFFNQIDAKKYPAANYSIRDIARATSAAPSYFELPKIYSLTKESYALIDGGVFANNPALCAYAEVRNKFRIPDSRPDKGPTAKDMVILSLGTGEAQKKFPYEEVKDWGKVEWVQPLISIMMTGVAETVNYQMLQIFDAIDKPNQYLRISPDLSNKQPLPLDGASFEQISTLVSLGKEEAEKYDAELDKLIDLLLAE; encoded by the coding sequence ATGGCTAAATTTACGAGAATTCTCTCCATAGATGGAGGCGGAATGAGAGGGATTATTCCCGCACAAGTGGGAGTTACCATTGAATCAAAGCTGCAACAGAAAACTGGCAACCCAGATGCGAGAATAGCTGATTATTTTGATTTAATTGCCGGCACAAGTGCGGGAGGGATTTTAACCTGCATCTATTTGTGTCCCGATGCCAAAAATCCCAGCAGACCTCGGTGGACTGCCGAAGACGCGGTTAATTTTTCGATCAATAGTGGCATCGACATTTTTCAGAGTTCATTTTTGAAAAAACTCGAATCTTTAGACGGTTTGATAGATGAGAAATATCCGAGCGATGCGTTAGAAAAATTCTTTTTGGAAACTTTTAAAGATTGCAAACTCAGCCAACTGCTGAAACCTTGTTTAATTACCGCCTACGATGTCGAAAAAAGAAAAGCTCACTTTTTCAATCAAATAGATGCTAAAAAATATCCAGCAGCAAACTATTCGATCAGAGATATTGCCAGAGCCACATCTGCCGCTCCCTCTTACTTTGAACTTCCCAAAATCTACTCTTTGACAAAGGAATCCTACGCTTTAATTGACGGAGGAGTATTCGCAAACAATCCCGCACTTTGTGCATATGCGGAAGTCCGAAATAAATTTAGAATTCCCGACTCTCGCCCCGACAAAGGCCCGACAGCAAAAGACATGGTAATTTTATCGTTGGGGACGGGAGAAGCTCAGAAAAAATTCCCCTATGAAGAAGTGAAAGATTGGGGTAAAGTAGAGTGGGTTCAGCCTTTGATCAGTATCATGATGACAGGAGTTGCTGAAACTGTAAATTATCAAATGCTCCAAATTTTTGATGCAATTGACAAGCCCAATCAATATTTGAGAATTAGTCCAGATTTGAGCAATAAACAACCGCTGCCGCTTGATGGTGCGTCGTTCGAGCAAATATCGACTCTGGTGAGCCTTGGCAAGGAGGAAGCCGAAAAGTATGATGCAGAGTTGGATAAGTTGATCGATTTGTTGTTAGCTGAGTAA
- the mtnB gene encoding methylthioribulose 1-phosphate dehydratase, with protein sequence MSGDLRSDLIAAAKHFYDRGWMAGTAGNLSARLPDGSFWITASGRQKGQLTASDFIRMSSSGAIVEQPVPEARPSAETSIHLAVYNCFPDAKACYHVHSIEANLVSRLTAADAVPLPAIEMLKGLGVWEENPQVAIPLFANYLEVPKIAKEISEYFAVSSASVPVLLIRDHGITVWGDSPAAAYNYVEIVEYIFRYTLAASQLNLDLKC encoded by the coding sequence ATGAGTGGGGATTTGAGATCGGATTTAATTGCAGCAGCCAAACATTTTTACGATCGCGGTTGGATGGCTGGGACTGCTGGCAATCTTTCAGCCCGCTTACCCGATGGCAGTTTTTGGATTACTGCTAGCGGCCGCCAGAAAGGGCAGTTAACTGCTTCAGATTTTATCAGAATGAGTTCCAGCGGTGCGATCGTCGAGCAACCTGTTCCCGAAGCCCGCCCTTCCGCCGAAACCAGCATTCATTTAGCCGTTTATAATTGTTTTCCAGACGCTAAAGCTTGCTACCACGTGCACTCGATCGAGGCAAATTTAGTTTCTCGGCTGACAGCAGCCGATGCAGTGCCTTTACCTGCGATCGAAATGCTCAAAGGTTTAGGCGTGTGGGAGGAAAACCCCCAGGTGGCGATACCCCTATTTGCAAATTATTTAGAAGTGCCTAAAATAGCCAAGGAAATTAGCGAATATTTTGCAGTTTCATCGGCCTCTGTACCAGTTTTATTAATTCGCGATCACGGCATCACCGTCTGGGGCGACTCGCCAGCAGCCGCCTACAATTATGTAGAAATTGTCGAATACATTTTTCGCTACACGCTCGCAGCCAGCCAATTAAATTTAGATTTGAAATGTTAA
- a CDS encoding HAD-IB family phosphatase, with the protein MTDDQPKSPIPNHQKRVVFCDFDGTITVEETFVAMLKRFAPELSSQLMPEMYARRLSLRSGVRQLLESIPSECYEEIREFSRGKLMRPGLVELLDFLDDKRVHFAIVSGGLRIMVEAVMGDLVHRAIAIYAVDVDASGPRLQVNSEFEGDSELVSKVRVMRLHPAGEQVAIGDSLTDFNMALQASSVFARDRLAEYLDEQQKPYTKWDNFFDVLEHLSQKWN; encoded by the coding sequence ATGACCGATGACCAGCCAAAATCTCCCATCCCGAACCATCAGAAACGGGTGGTATTCTGCGACTTTGACGGCACAATAACGGTTGAGGAAACTTTTGTAGCAATGCTGAAGCGTTTCGCACCGGAATTGTCGTCTCAACTGATGCCGGAAATGTACGCCAGAAGGCTAAGCTTGCGATCGGGTGTGCGGCAGTTACTAGAGTCTATTCCCTCGGAATGTTACGAGGAAATTAGGGAATTTTCTAGGGGAAAGCTGATGCGGCCGGGATTGGTGGAATTGCTGGATTTTTTGGACGATAAAAGGGTGCATTTTGCGATCGTTTCCGGTGGGCTGCGGATTATGGTAGAGGCAGTGATGGGTGATTTGGTACACCGGGCGATCGCAATTTATGCTGTGGATGTGGATGCTAGTGGCCCTCGCTTGCAAGTCAATTCTGAGTTTGAAGGAGATTCAGAATTGGTGTCTAAGGTGCGGGTGATGCGCCTGCATCCGGCGGGGGAACAGGTGGCGATCGGAGATTCGCTGACGGATTTTAATATGGCTTTGCAGGCTTCGTCGGTGTTTGCGCGCGATCGACTGGCTGAGTATCTCGACGAACAGCAAAAGCCTTACACTAAATGGGATAATTTTTTTGACGTGTTGGAACATTTGTCCCAGAAATGGAATTAA